A genomic window from Pantoea alhagi includes:
- the typA gene encoding ribosome-dependent GTPase TypA encodes MIENLRNIAIIAHVDHGKTTLVDKLLQQSGTFDARTEATERVMDSNDLEKERGITILAKNTAIKWNDYRINIVDTPGHADFGGEVERVMSMVDSVLLVVDAMDGPMPQTRFVTKKAFAHGLKPIVVINKIDRPGARPDWVVDQVFDLFVNLDATDEQLDFPIIYASALQGIAGVEHSDMADDMTPLYEAIVKHVPAPNVDLDGPLQMQISQLDYNNYLGVIGIGRIKRGKVKPNQQVTIIDSTGKTRNAKVGKVLGHLGLERIDTDLAEAGDIIAITGLGELNISDTICDTQNVEALPPLSVDEPTVTMFFNVNTSPFCGKEGKYVTSRQILDRLKKELVHNVALRVEETEDADAFRVSGRGELHLSVLIENMRREGFELAVSRPKVIFREVDGRKQEPFENVTLDIEEQHQGAVMQAMGERKGDMKNMDPDGKGRVRLDYVIPSRGLIGFRNEFMTMTSGTGLLYSTFSHYDDVRPGEVGQRQNGVLISNGQGKAVAFALFGLQDRGKLFLGHGAEVYEGQIIGIHSRSNDLTVNCLTGKKLTNMRASGTDEATTLVPPIKMTLEQAIEFIDDDELVEVTPTSVRIRKRHLTENDRKRASRGSKDV; translated from the coding sequence GTGATCGAAAATTTGCGTAACATCGCCATTATTGCGCACGTTGACCATGGGAAAACCACCCTGGTTGATAAACTGTTGCAACAGTCTGGTACTTTTGATGCCCGTACTGAAGCAACTGAGCGTGTAATGGACTCCAACGATTTGGAGAAAGAGCGTGGGATTACCATCCTCGCGAAAAATACCGCCATCAAATGGAACGACTATCGTATCAACATCGTTGATACCCCGGGACACGCCGACTTCGGTGGTGAAGTTGAGCGCGTGATGTCCATGGTTGATTCAGTGCTGCTGGTTGTCGACGCGATGGATGGCCCAATGCCGCAGACGCGTTTCGTGACCAAAAAAGCCTTTGCGCATGGCCTGAAGCCGATTGTGGTTATCAACAAAATCGACCGTCCGGGCGCACGTCCTGACTGGGTTGTTGATCAGGTGTTTGACCTGTTCGTAAACCTGGATGCCACCGACGAGCAGCTCGATTTCCCGATTATTTATGCTTCAGCGCTGCAGGGTATTGCTGGCGTTGAGCACAGCGATATGGCTGACGACATGACCCCGCTGTATGAGGCGATTGTTAAGCACGTTCCGGCTCCGAATGTTGACCTGGACGGCCCGCTGCAGATGCAGATCTCTCAGCTGGACTACAACAACTACCTGGGCGTTATCGGTATCGGTCGTATCAAGCGTGGTAAGGTGAAACCGAACCAGCAGGTAACGATTATCGACAGCACCGGCAAAACGCGTAACGCGAAAGTCGGCAAAGTGCTGGGTCACCTTGGTCTGGAGCGTATCGATACCGATCTGGCTGAAGCGGGCGACATTATCGCTATCACCGGTCTGGGCGAACTGAACATCTCTGATACGATCTGCGACACGCAGAACGTAGAAGCGCTGCCGCCGCTGAGCGTGGATGAGCCGACCGTAACCATGTTCTTTAACGTCAACACCTCTCCGTTCTGCGGTAAAGAAGGTAAATACGTTACTTCACGTCAGATCCTGGATCGTCTGAAGAAAGAGCTGGTACATAACGTTGCGCTGCGCGTTGAAGAGACCGAAGATGCGGATGCTTTCCGTGTTTCTGGTCGTGGCGAGCTGCACCTCTCCGTACTGATCGAAAACATGCGTCGTGAAGGCTTTGAGCTGGCGGTATCCCGTCCGAAAGTTATCTTCCGCGAAGTTGACGGTCGCAAGCAAGAACCGTTTGAAAACGTGACGCTGGATATCGAAGAACAGCATCAGGGCGCGGTCATGCAGGCGATGGGCGAACGTAAAGGTGACATGAAAAACATGGATCCGGATGGCAAAGGCCGCGTACGTCTTGACTACGTGATCCCAAGCCGTGGTCTGATCGGTTTCCGTAACGAATTCATGACCATGACCTCCGGTACTGGCCTGCTGTACTCTACCTTCAGCCATTACGACGACGTGCGTCCGGGCGAAGTGGGTCAGCGTCAGAACGGCGTTCTGATCTCTAACGGTCAGGGCAAAGCGGTTGCCTTTGCGCTGTTTGGTCTGCAGGATCGCGGCAAGCTGTTCCTGGGTCACGGTGCGGAAGTTTACGAAGGACAGATTATCGGCATTCACAGCCGTTCTAATGACCTGACTGTAAACTGTCTGACCGGTAAGAAACTGACCAACATGCGTGCATCCGGTACGGACGAAGCGACTACGCTGGTACCGCCGATCAAGATGACGCTGGAGCAGGCGATCGAGTTCATCGATGATGACGAACTGGTTGAAGTAACGCCGACTTCCGTACGTATTCGTAAACGTCACCTGACGGAAAACGATCGTAAACGCGCTTCACGCGGTAGCAAAGACGTTTAA
- the yihX gene encoding glucose-1-phosphatase yields MLYIFDLGNVIVDIDFSRVLGVWSDLGRVPLALLKSRFQMGENFEQHERGEISDEQFAANLCAELDIALSYEQFTAGWQAVFVGLRPEVITLMQQLRSRGERVVILSNTNRLHCDYWPSQYPEVQQAADKLYLSQDLGMRKPEARIFQRVLQEEGFSPDEAVFFDDNLENIEAARQLGITAVHVTDAQVVPNWFAHRG; encoded by the coding sequence ATGCTGTATATCTTTGATTTAGGTAATGTCATTGTAGATATCGACTTTAGCCGGGTATTAGGCGTCTGGAGCGACCTTGGTCGCGTTCCGCTGGCGTTGTTAAAAAGTCGTTTTCAGATGGGCGAAAATTTTGAGCAGCATGAGCGTGGCGAAATAAGCGATGAGCAGTTCGCTGCTAACCTTTGTGCTGAGCTGGATATCGCGCTCAGCTACGAACAATTTACGGCGGGCTGGCAGGCGGTGTTTGTGGGTCTGCGACCAGAAGTGATTACCCTGATGCAACAACTGCGCAGCCGTGGCGAACGCGTGGTCATCCTCTCTAATACCAACCGACTGCACTGCGATTACTGGCCTTCACAGTATCCGGAAGTGCAGCAGGCTGCTGATAAGCTCTATCTTTCGCAGGATCTGGGAATGCGCAAACCGGAAGCGCGTATTTTCCAGCGGGTGCTGCAAGAAGAGGGCTTTAGTCCCGACGAGGCCGTGTTCTTTGATGATAATCTTGAGAACATCGAGGCGGCGCGCCAGTTGGGGATAACCGCCGTGCATGTTACCGATGCGCAGGTCGTGCCGAACTGGTTTGCCCATCGTGGTTAG